In Alteribacter lacisalsi, a genomic segment contains:
- a CDS encoding sulfurtransferase, with amino-acid sequence MTDFFVSSEWLKSNLQRNDMVIVDCRFDLADAERGKIEYSRSHIPGAVYAHLDNDLSAPRPPSGAGGRHPLPDLNCFQEKMGRLGIDNSTMVVAYDDQGGAMASRLWWLLTYTGHKRACVLSEPFSKWLKKEYPVESGIIEPQQTAVYHAEPDPTMTASMEEVKQNLYSGEAILIDSRAPERFAGVHEPIDHTAGHIPTAVNDNWQNRLDESGNWKSEAELRKDLSPYEGKEAIVYCGSGVTACANVLAFKAAGKEVRLYPGSWSEWITRPDNPVNKG; translated from the coding sequence ATGACTGATTTTTTTGTATCGTCCGAATGGCTGAAAAGTAATCTTCAACGAAACGATATGGTGATCGTGGACTGCCGGTTTGACCTGGCAGATGCTGAACGAGGGAAGATCGAATATTCCAGGAGTCACATCCCAGGGGCGGTATACGCCCATCTTGACAACGATCTTTCCGCCCCCCGGCCCCCTTCAGGCGCTGGAGGAAGACATCCTCTACCGGATCTGAATTGCTTTCAGGAGAAAATGGGGCGGCTTGGAATTGACAACAGCACAATGGTTGTTGCCTATGATGACCAGGGCGGAGCTATGGCGTCACGTCTCTGGTGGCTTCTTACATATACCGGTCATAAAAGAGCCTGCGTTCTGTCCGAACCCTTTTCAAAATGGCTGAAAAAAGAATACCCGGTTGAATCGGGAATAATCGAGCCGCAGCAAACGGCAGTTTACCATGCAGAGCCTGATCCCACCATGACGGCAAGTATGGAGGAAGTGAAACAAAATCTCTACTCGGGTGAAGCCATTCTGATTGATTCCCGTGCTCCCGAGAGGTTTGCCGGGGTTCATGAGCCTATTGATCATACTGCCGGGCATATTCCAACTGCCGTGAACGATAACTGGCAGAACCGCCTTGACGAGTCGGGGAACTGGAAATCAGAAGCTGAGCTGCGAAAAGACCTCAGCCCTTATGAGGGTAAAGAAGCGATTGTTTACTGCGGATCCGGCGTAACGGCGTGCGCCAATGTACTGGCATTCAAAGCAGCGGGTAAAGAAGTGAGGCTTTACCCCGGCAGCTGGAGTGAATGGATTACACGCCCGGACAATCCGGTAAATAAAGGATAG
- a CDS encoding esterase/lipase family protein, whose amino-acid sequence MNTGASLSSFEKIIGEPGKPGSILIGLSPKEVKKSKPVIVFVPGLTNLSSMFYTESDWYRTAREDGFQTAIVELYDTGGPAKSYWDNGAVLAWQLSQVSEYLGGKKLAVVGFSKGALDAQTALVHYGRHELVDELYAIGSPHHGSELADLAHSTKASWLANLIGMKNEGTRSLQTALMAYYRTITDNRPERESTRYYTVAGKRSGPLFSRYFAGGLFIPGDSDGVVSVRSATLPYGTMLKVGEWNHQDLTDRKNVYPVISDVLLTGRETSEDYQTAGENLGTASRIVRGGPCRKTGIESFEVEEGAASFSADWLTPDHAEGLSIIDPEGKIFKPEVTTSPDNGMFNGAWHHTFTIDDPIPGRWSIVEKRTSSNPSAYLVIININSPISTQLEFEQALEKKQFTVSGKDQAVPSSATASCTFTPCEKGKADDTDDQEQSASAFGTTVTLPDCGEGLYNTTMDIEGVTKGGSRFERTVVRTVYCDKSGRFYT is encoded by the coding sequence GTGAATACAGGTGCATCGCTGTCATCTTTTGAAAAAATCATCGGTGAACCGGGAAAACCAGGATCAATCCTAATCGGTCTTTCTCCAAAGGAAGTAAAAAAGTCAAAACCGGTGATTGTATTTGTTCCCGGTCTTACTAACCTTTCATCCATGTTTTACACAGAGAGTGACTGGTACCGTACTGCCCGTGAAGACGGGTTTCAGACAGCTATTGTGGAGCTTTATGACACAGGAGGACCTGCCAAAAGCTACTGGGATAACGGGGCTGTGCTCGCCTGGCAGCTAAGTCAGGTCAGTGAATATTTAGGGGGAAAAAAGCTTGCGGTCGTGGGGTTCAGCAAAGGTGCACTGGATGCTCAGACTGCGCTTGTGCATTACGGCCGTCATGAGCTTGTGGATGAACTTTACGCCATCGGTTCTCCTCACCACGGCAGTGAACTCGCAGATCTTGCTCACAGCACGAAAGCGTCGTGGCTTGCTAATCTGATCGGGATGAAAAATGAAGGTACAAGAAGTCTTCAGACGGCCTTAATGGCATACTACCGGACGATTACTGACAACCGGCCGGAAAGGGAAAGTACCCGATATTATACCGTCGCAGGTAAACGTTCCGGACCCCTGTTCAGCCGTTATTTTGCAGGCGGGCTGTTTATTCCCGGCGACAGTGACGGGGTTGTATCAGTCAGGAGCGCAACCCTTCCCTACGGCACAATGCTTAAAGTCGGGGAGTGGAATCATCAGGATCTTACTGACAGGAAGAACGTTTATCCGGTCATTTCCGATGTGCTGTTAACGGGAAGAGAAACCTCTGAGGATTATCAAACGGCTGGGGAAAACCTCGGTACGGCCAGTCGTATAGTAAGGGGAGGTCCGTGCAGGAAAACAGGGATTGAATCTTTTGAGGTTGAGGAAGGAGCAGCATCCTTTTCTGCAGACTGGCTGACCCCGGACCATGCAGAAGGCCTTTCTATTATAGATCCTGAGGGGAAAATTTTTAAACCGGAGGTAACAACCTCACCGGATAACGGAATGTTTAATGGGGCCTGGCACCATACCTTCACCATTGATGATCCCATTCCCGGGAGGTGGTCCATCGTTGAAAAACGTACATCGTCAAACCCTTCTGCTTACCTCGTTATCATTAATATCAACTCGCCGATCAGCACTCAGCTGGAGTTTGAGCAAGCCCTGGAAAAAAAGCAGTTCACTGTAAGCGGCAAAGATCAGGCTGTGCCCAGTTCTGCCACAGCCAGCTGCACGTTTACTCCCTGCGAAAAAGGCAAGGCAGATGATACCGATGATCAAGAGCAATCAGCATCAGCTTTCGGCACTACTGTAACCCTGCCAGACTGCGGTGAAGGACTTTATAACACAACAATGGATATTGAAGGCGTAACGAAAGGGGGAAGCCGTTTTGAACGTACAGTAGTCCGGACTGTGTACTGTGATAAAAGCGGGAGGTTTTATACGTAA
- a CDS encoding 2-keto-4-pentenoate hydratase codes for MNIEQTARHLIEAEQTGKPARFLSENEHFSEKDAYKIQHTLIEEKYRQQGASPYGYKISMTSPQTQALADTDEPAYGTLMDKNISLGSAAISLSDMNEPLLEPELVFSFDSDLSASPTTEEVVSKGTLHAAIEIPDSRFKRWFPHFELRDLISDNAFTGRVITGKEGIPADRCAIDDITMTLEHNGMCIGEGHSTVVMGNPVLSVKWLAEKLSQHGKTIRKGMLVSSGTLIPPVKLEEGLFTAAFSTGQKVSVHVTA; via the coding sequence ATGAATATTGAACAAACAGCCAGACATCTGATTGAAGCAGAACAAACAGGGAAACCTGCTCGATTTTTAAGCGAAAACGAACACTTTAGTGAAAAAGACGCATACAAGATCCAGCACACGCTGATTGAGGAGAAATACCGTCAGCAGGGGGCATCACCGTATGGGTATAAAATCAGTATGACCAGTCCACAGACTCAGGCACTAGCCGATACGGACGAGCCTGCATACGGCACACTCATGGATAAAAATATAAGCCTTGGATCAGCAGCAATTTCCCTTTCGGACATGAATGAACCGCTGCTTGAACCGGAACTGGTCTTTTCGTTTGATTCAGACCTATCAGCCAGTCCCACAACAGAGGAGGTCGTAAGCAAAGGGACTCTTCACGCTGCAATCGAAATTCCTGATTCAAGATTTAAACGATGGTTTCCCCATTTTGAACTCCGGGACCTGATCAGTGATAATGCCTTTACCGGACGTGTAATTACAGGCAAGGAAGGGATTCCAGCCGACCGGTGTGCGATCGATGATATAACAATGACACTTGAACATAACGGAATGTGTATAGGCGAGGGGCATTCCACCGTTGTGATGGGAAACCCGGTTCTTTCAGTAAAGTGGCTTGCAGAAAAACTGTCTCAGCATGGAAAAACAATCAGAAAGGGAATGCTGGTTTCGTCAGGAACGTTAATTCCCCCGGTTAAACTCGAAGAAGGCCTATTTACTGCCGCATTTTCAACGGGACAGAAAGTCTCTGTTCACGTGACTGCATAG
- a CDS encoding DUF2187 domain-containing protein, which produces MANEEAKQENPITVEAGDQVSVTKGEFKGSKAEVIAVYNNSIAVELDKKLEDGSYARTVLHHTEFK; this is translated from the coding sequence ATGGCAAATGAAGAAGCAAAGCAGGAAAATCCGATTACAGTTGAAGCAGGCGATCAGGTAAGTGTAACAAAAGGGGAATTTAAAGGCTCCAAAGCTGAAGTTATTGCGGTTTACAACAATTCAATTGCAGTGGAACTGGATAAAAAGCTTGAGGACGGAAGCTACGCCAGAACAGTACTTCACCATACAGAATTCAAATAA
- a CDS encoding CAP domain-containing protein, producing MNKKLILLVLAALMILVIAACGGNMDEQDDDFEGQRTYREGPLTSFDQDNRINPNQRNMNPFQMFEISSEKTELNSEEFPHTKAIQVQEAKFLADLEPDQMHPEELYNIVRDEFNIDLPDLQPGQMPEFDGPQEPANPPVADPNQEQPAAEPQPAPEQPQQPEQEQPQQEETTQDEPEGEGDLKDFELQVIELTNQERANNGMPALDTNVDLCYVARRKSQDMNENNYFSHTSPTYGSPFDMMRDYGIQYTAAGENIAQGQPTPEQVVQQWMESPSHRENILSGNYSQIGVGYETNGNHWTQMFINQ from the coding sequence TTGAATAAGAAATTAATTTTACTTGTACTGGCCGCTTTAATGATCCTTGTAATTGCAGCCTGCGGTGGAAACATGGATGAGCAGGATGACGATTTTGAAGGACAGAGAACATACAGAGAAGGCCCGCTAACCAGCTTCGATCAGGACAACCGCATCAATCCTAACCAGCGTAATATGAATCCGTTTCAGATGTTTGAGATTTCCAGTGAAAAAACCGAATTAAACAGTGAAGAATTTCCTCACACAAAGGCGATTCAGGTGCAGGAGGCGAAATTCCTTGCTGATCTTGAGCCGGATCAGATGCATCCTGAAGAGCTTTACAACATCGTAAGAGATGAGTTTAACATTGACCTGCCAGATCTACAGCCAGGCCAGATGCCTGAATTTGACGGACCTCAGGAACCGGCCAATCCGCCGGTAGCCGATCCAAACCAGGAGCAGCCTGCAGCTGAACCTCAGCCGGCACCTGAGCAGCCCCAGCAGCCTGAACAGGAGCAGCCCCAGCAGGAGGAAACCACTCAGGATGAACCTGAAGGAGAAGGGGATCTCAAGGATTTCGAACTCCAGGTTATCGAGCTTACGAACCAGGAAAGAGCCAATAATGGTATGCCGGCCCTTGATACAAACGTGGATCTCTGCTACGTAGCCCGCAGAAAATCTCAGGATATGAACGAGAACAATTATTTCTCACATACAAGTCCAACATACGGTTCACCGTTTGACATGATGCGCGATTACGGTATTCAGTACACTGCTGCAGGTGAAAATATTGCCCAGGGCCAGCCGACCCCGGAGCAGGTTGTCCAACAGTGGATGGAGAGTCCGAGCCACCGGGAAAATATCCTTTCAGGCAATTACAGCCAGATTGGTGTAGGCTATGAAACAAATGGCAACCATTGGACACAGATGTTTATCAATCAATAG
- a CDS encoding LVIVD repeat-containing protein produces MKKRTKQLISSVLAGTLVLSAGTSIYAHDAFEGGSKGEGLVFDHDAIEQLDAPVEDGDKNVKHLHEAASIQLAEKDGVQNNTADVYAHQGFAYVGTHTANGANGGVRIFDLQDPQNPEEIGVIADDIPYTWQEKVIVKRVNTPHFNGDLAVVSLQQTSRNNANRPDSRGGMLLYDVSDPYNPERLGFYELDREITGTHELYLTRQGNKAIALLSNPYADYYTDGEQGDFQIIDVTDPANPEKMWEWDPRELEEVTEDFNGYHWDAPDGHTRPVFNHSVITDNNGHYAYVSMWDLGTVIFDIRNPENPEFLGRTEYADDQKGAAHSAALARGGNILIETREVANPHGEGYEDAYGYTRIFDISDKTDPQLLSEFTTELTFDFIGSTFANTVHDPKVHGNTLYLSYYSGGVLAVDITDPADPKEIGRYTPDQGNVWGVFVDRNYVLASDMGQGLKVLQKNNGNNNRGNGNRKTEF; encoded by the coding sequence ATGAAGAAGCGAACAAAACAGTTAATCAGTTCGGTACTTGCCGGCACACTCGTTTTATCAGCAGGAACATCCATTTACGCACATGATGCATTTGAGGGTGGGAGTAAAGGGGAAGGTCTGGTTTTTGATCACGATGCCATCGAGCAGCTTGATGCACCGGTTGAAGATGGGGACAAAAACGTCAAACACCTGCATGAAGCGGCTTCGATTCAGCTTGCAGAAAAAGACGGGGTTCAAAATAACACGGCCGATGTGTATGCTCACCAGGGCTTCGCCTATGTAGGCACACATACAGCCAATGGTGCAAATGGCGGAGTCAGAATTTTTGATTTGCAGGATCCGCAGAATCCAGAAGAAATCGGTGTGATTGCTGACGATATACCATATACTTGGCAGGAAAAAGTCATTGTAAAAAGAGTGAATACGCCTCACTTTAACGGTGACCTGGCAGTGGTGAGTCTTCAGCAGACATCAAGGAATAACGCCAACCGTCCTGACAGCCGCGGCGGCATGCTGCTCTATGATGTGTCAGATCCATATAACCCTGAACGCCTCGGCTTTTATGAGCTGGACCGCGAAATTACCGGGACACACGAGCTCTACCTGACCCGTCAGGGAAACAAGGCGATTGCTCTTTTGTCCAATCCGTATGCGGATTACTACACTGACGGTGAGCAAGGAGATTTTCAGATCATCGATGTAACAGACCCGGCTAATCCGGAAAAGATGTGGGAATGGGATCCCCGTGAACTTGAAGAAGTAACCGAAGATTTTAATGGCTATCACTGGGATGCACCAGACGGTCATACTCGTCCGGTATTTAATCACAGTGTAATCACCGACAATAACGGGCATTACGCCTATGTTTCCATGTGGGATCTTGGCACCGTCATCTTTGACATCCGCAATCCGGAGAACCCGGAATTTCTCGGCCGTACTGAATATGCCGATGACCAGAAAGGTGCAGCTCACTCCGCAGCCCTCGCACGTGGCGGCAATATCCTGATTGAGACCCGGGAAGTGGCAAACCCTCACGGAGAAGGTTATGAAGATGCATACGGATACACAAGAATCTTTGATATTTCCGATAAAACAGATCCTCAGCTCCTGAGTGAATTTACAACAGAACTGACTTTCGATTTTATTGGTTCCACTTTCGCAAACACCGTTCACGATCCTAAGGTCCATGGCAACACGCTTTATCTGTCCTATTATTCCGGAGGTGTGCTGGCAGTGGATATTACTGACCCGGCAGACCCGAAGGAAATTGGGCGATATACACCGGACCAGGGTAACGTATGGGGCGTATTCGTGGACAGGAACTACGTGCTTGCTTCTGATATGGGACAGGGACTGAAAGTGCTTCAGAAAAACAATGGGAACAATAACAGAGGTAACGGTAACAGGAAGACAGAATTTTAA
- a CDS encoding DUF3900 domain-containing protein, translated as MDFTIDYASFFLVQVTGSGESAEKTYRHFQTLDSEQYFTSPLKEFLDGELMKIAKRKVERNPKSDQVPTKIGHFVVEPGHELDTNPNYNLFNRIRTAETAEDFRSNSEQLVTAYTKTSAIRGGALLVIRAKLSKYMDDKFVFVLKCDFEPKVASITDETTLIRHVEMAITTRNMKSIQYPFMPEEGMTEEWELKIHQSSHARYFEDFLKYVEYSQSLPQIVKGQMIEAAQQHIAEKYEPESEEWIAEEESIEAWANTDSRQLQEKWTEDQVVEASAPIIEHQPEIEMKLKLDHIDVKGLLSDFSENIHIAKVNGKYVILIEGESFSFEKGASPVEFLQPDTLENVLKRIGR; from the coding sequence GTGGATTTTACAATAGATTATGCTTCGTTCTTTCTCGTACAGGTAACCGGAAGCGGAGAGAGTGCGGAAAAAACGTACCGGCATTTTCAGACACTGGATAGTGAACAGTATTTTACGAGCCCGCTTAAGGAATTTCTTGACGGTGAACTGATGAAAATTGCCAAACGGAAAGTGGAGAGAAATCCGAAATCTGATCAGGTGCCCACTAAGATCGGCCACTTTGTTGTCGAGCCCGGGCACGAGCTGGATACAAATCCAAACTATAACCTATTTAACCGGATCCGGACTGCTGAAACTGCAGAAGACTTCCGGTCCAACAGTGAGCAGCTCGTGACTGCCTATACAAAAACAAGTGCTATCAGGGGCGGAGCCCTCCTCGTGATCCGGGCTAAATTGAGCAAATACATGGATGATAAATTTGTGTTTGTACTGAAATGTGATTTTGAGCCTAAGGTGGCTTCCATTACGGACGAAACCACGCTGATCCGACATGTAGAGATGGCGATTACTACGAGAAACATGAAGTCGATTCAATATCCCTTTATGCCGGAAGAAGGGATGACGGAAGAATGGGAACTTAAAATTCACCAGTCCTCCCATGCCAGGTATTTTGAAGACTTTCTAAAGTATGTAGAGTACAGCCAGTCACTTCCGCAAATTGTAAAAGGCCAGATGATTGAAGCTGCCCAGCAGCACATCGCGGAAAAATATGAGCCGGAGAGTGAAGAATGGATTGCCGAAGAGGAAAGCATTGAAGCCTGGGCGAATACAGATAGTCGTCAGCTTCAGGAAAAGTGGACCGAAGATCAGGTGGTGGAAGCCTCTGCACCAATTATTGAGCATCAGCCTGAAATAGAAATGAAACTTAAGCTCGATCATATCGATGTAAAGGGGCTTCTTTCAGATTTCAGCGAAAATATCCATATTGCAAAAGTGAATGGAAAGTATGTAATTCTGATTGAAGGAGAGTCCTTCTCGTTTGAAAAAGGTGCCTCACCGGTTGAGTTTCTGCAGCCGGACACACTTGAGAATGTTTTGAAGCGGATCGGAAGATGA
- a CDS encoding Rieske (2Fe-2S) protein codes for MNEVYAGTLEELKKVSPKVVKGGSHGIAIICHEGSVYAVDNRCPHLGFPLHMGSVCDGLLTCHWHHARFDLKSGGTLDPWADDVPVHQVSIRDGEVWVNSESKNRPTVTKYRKRLKEGLEQNLSLVIAKAVTGLVNAGEPLADIAKIGVAYGTKHRWNGWRSGLTILTAMTNMLPYLDRNGQILALYQGLVHVARESAGMGTRFLLGPLPLQGEETPSPERLAEWYRHSLEVRDVQGAERVLLTAVETGAENQEIAEMMMTAVTDHYYMNTGHTLDFHNKAFEMLEKTGDDLQGQVLTSLLPEFTNASRSEELHSWQAPVDLRIPLEHAFEQMENMEFGDETVADPDHLFDMLLRDDPAETVQLITGLLENGANPVLIARIATGAAAERIARFHVQNEFRDWITVLHTFSHAHAVHESLKRSLSKDLVRGIYHSAMSIYLDRFLNTPAARRPDRTPLSEEASHPEELLSLLDRQQQTDQAAKWLSAYLNRNGNRRSLFNVLAHAVLREDAEFHTFQVLEAAVSEHEGWAKENTEFAERMQDTLLFGAIRYIAAHAPTSREVPHTAGIAMRLSKGDRLFEDE; via the coding sequence GTGAATGAAGTCTATGCAGGAACACTGGAAGAACTGAAGAAAGTGAGTCCGAAAGTTGTAAAAGGAGGAAGTCACGGGATTGCCATCATCTGTCACGAAGGCAGTGTTTACGCTGTTGACAACAGATGTCCGCATCTCGGGTTTCCCCTCCATATGGGAAGTGTGTGCGACGGCCTGTTAACCTGCCATTGGCACCATGCTCGGTTTGACCTGAAAAGCGGTGGTACGCTCGATCCATGGGCTGATGATGTGCCGGTTCATCAGGTTTCAATCAGGGACGGGGAAGTCTGGGTCAATTCCGAATCAAAAAACCGTCCTACCGTAACAAAATACAGAAAGCGCTTAAAAGAGGGGCTCGAACAGAACCTCAGCCTGGTAATTGCAAAAGCAGTGACCGGACTGGTAAATGCCGGGGAGCCTCTTGCAGACATTGCAAAGATTGGTGTGGCGTACGGGACAAAGCACCGATGGAATGGCTGGAGGTCAGGTCTGACGATCCTGACTGCAATGACGAACATGCTTCCATACCTTGACCGGAATGGACAAATTCTTGCTCTTTATCAGGGACTGGTTCACGTCGCACGAGAAAGTGCAGGTATGGGTACAAGATTTCTGCTCGGCCCCCTTCCCTTACAAGGAGAAGAGACGCCTTCTCCTGAGCGGCTGGCGGAGTGGTACCGCCACAGCCTTGAAGTCCGTGATGTGCAGGGAGCAGAAAGAGTGCTGCTTACCGCAGTGGAAACCGGTGCGGAGAATCAGGAAATTGCTGAAATGATGATGACCGCTGTGACAGACCATTACTATATGAATACCGGTCACACGCTCGATTTTCATAATAAAGCCTTTGAAATGCTTGAGAAGACAGGGGATGATCTTCAGGGGCAGGTATTGACGTCACTCCTTCCTGAGTTTACAAATGCGAGCCGAAGCGAAGAGCTTCACAGCTGGCAGGCACCTGTTGATCTGAGAATTCCGCTCGAACACGCATTTGAGCAGATGGAGAATATGGAATTCGGGGACGAAACTGTGGCAGATCCTGATCATTTATTTGACATGCTTCTCCGGGATGATCCAGCAGAAACGGTTCAGTTGATCACCGGTCTTCTTGAAAACGGAGCAAATCCCGTTCTGATTGCCCGAATTGCAACAGGCGCTGCGGCCGAGCGGATTGCCCGCTTTCATGTTCAAAACGAGTTCCGTGACTGGATTACTGTGCTTCATACGTTTTCTCATGCTCATGCTGTCCATGAGTCACTTAAACGTTCCCTTTCAAAAGACCTTGTAAGGGGGATCTATCACAGCGCGATGAGCATTTATCTGGACCGCTTTTTGAATACCCCTGCTGCAAGAAGACCTGACCGGACTCCTTTAAGTGAAGAAGCATCCCATCCCGAAGAACTGCTCAGCCTCCTCGACCGCCAGCAGCAGACAGACCAGGCGGCAAAATGGCTTTCCGCCTACCTGAACCGTAATGGAAACCGGCGTTCCCTGTTTAATGTTCTTGCCCACGCCGTATTGAGGGAGGACGCTGAGTTTCATACGTTTCAGGTGCTTGAAGCTGCGGTTTCGGAACACGAAGGGTGGGCAAAGGAAAACACTGAATTTGCCGAGCGTATGCAGGACACTCTTCTATTTGGCGCGATCCGCTATATTGCGGCTCACGCCCCAACTTCGAGAGAGGTGCCGCACACAGCAGGAATTGCCATGCGTCTGTCAAAAGGTGATAGGCTGTTCGAAGACGAGTAA
- a CDS encoding M20/M25/M40 family metallo-hydrolase: MNDPLTEQVSRISRLPLIKEALVYIEEKADQTLEEQIALTTIPAPTFQESERGQEFARRLKAYGVGNITTDEAGNVFGVKKGSDPNGPRLVVCAHLDTVFPEGTSISPEWKEGRLYAPGIADDGRGLACVLTLAKVLDDCSISTKGDLIIGATVGEEGLGDLFGVKHLFNSRNDIDGFISVEPGSPERIIFQGTGSRRYRIVFRGQGGHSFGDFGIASANHALGRAAAKIADLKVPPEPKTTFTIGEMKGGTSVNTIAAEASMVIDLRSIDQMELIKLENRVLALIDEAVTEENSRWGRDDITVTSEKVGDRPAGSQPPDSPVVKAAAAAALSLNLHPALSGPISTDSNVPISLGIPSLTLGGGGDFGGAHTLQENFDPENAHLGPQHLLLTIAALAGLSEMEEAPLLERKTGN; encoded by the coding sequence ATGAATGATCCATTAACAGAACAAGTGAGCCGGATCAGCAGACTGCCGCTGATAAAGGAAGCATTGGTTTACATAGAGGAGAAGGCGGACCAGACGCTAGAAGAGCAGATCGCCCTCACAACGATCCCTGCCCCGACCTTTCAGGAAAGCGAGCGGGGGCAGGAATTTGCCCGTCGCCTGAAAGCTTACGGCGTGGGTAACATCACAACAGATGAAGCAGGAAACGTGTTCGGCGTTAAAAAGGGAAGTGACCCAAATGGACCGCGGCTTGTTGTCTGTGCCCATCTTGATACCGTTTTCCCGGAAGGAACGTCAATTTCTCCAGAGTGGAAAGAGGGCAGGCTTTATGCGCCAGGGATTGCCGACGACGGCAGAGGGCTTGCCTGTGTACTGACACTTGCCAAAGTTCTTGATGACTGCAGTATTTCCACCAAAGGCGATCTGATTATCGGTGCTACTGTAGGAGAGGAAGGACTCGGGGATCTATTTGGCGTCAAACATCTTTTTAACAGCCGAAATGATATCGATGGATTTATCTCTGTTGAGCCAGGATCGCCTGAACGGATCATTTTCCAGGGAACGGGGAGCAGACGGTATCGTATTGTTTTCCGCGGTCAGGGAGGGCACAGTTTCGGCGATTTCGGTATAGCAAGTGCAAACCACGCACTCGGCAGGGCAGCGGCTAAGATCGCAGACCTGAAAGTACCTCCAGAGCCGAAAACCACCTTTACAATAGGGGAAATGAAAGGCGGCACATCTGTTAACACGATTGCCGCGGAAGCTTCCATGGTGATCGATCTGCGCTCAATAGATCAAATGGAACTGATCAAACTTGAAAACCGTGTCCTTGCTTTAATTGACGAGGCCGTAACTGAAGAAAACAGCCGCTGGGGCCGTGATGATATTACGGTAACAAGTGAAAAAGTCGGAGACAGACCGGCCGGGAGCCAGCCCCCGGACAGTCCTGTTGTCAAGGCAGCAGCGGCTGCAGCCCTCTCCCTGAACCTTCATCCGGCACTCAGCGGACCCATCAGTACAGACTCCAATGTTCCGATCAGTTTAGGAATCCCTTCGTTAACGCTTGGAGGCGGCGGTGATTTTGGCGGGGCCCATACGCTTCAGGAAAATTTTGATCCTGAAAATGCTCATTTAGGTCCCCAGCATCTGCTTTTAACCATAGCCGCTCTGGCAGGTTTATCCGAAATGGAGGAAGCACCGCTCCTCGAAAGAAAAACCGGTAACTAA
- a CDS encoding AbrB family transcriptional regulator: MNRNILRFIETVLIGIAGGALFAYLALPLPWVLGPLAFVMIWQGFTKRNAFWPEPVKNGGFLTLGLYFGLYFTASTFATVVPYLIPYISATLLLILSSIVLATAVTRWINVDKITSVFGSIPGGLSEMAIASEAMKANTSLVVIFQTVRLIAVLFTVPFIIIYAFSDGSSRQGAGMPLHDGAVPWGPEALWLVIPAAAGILFKDRIPAGIVILPLMLTALINITVTSLPSLPVLVLIAAQIAVGIGLGKRISFEDLKLGGKYCLVYFGIAVSLIGISFALGAGLAQMTTLNLATALLSVAPGGLVEMVLTASVVGGDPAVVSALQLTRLLVIIVLVPPALKWYFRRSLQTS, encoded by the coding sequence GTGAACAGAAACATTCTGAGATTCATAGAAACAGTACTGATCGGGATAGCAGGCGGTGCCCTTTTTGCCTACTTGGCACTTCCACTCCCTTGGGTTCTCGGGCCTCTCGCCTTCGTAATGATCTGGCAGGGATTCACAAAACGAAACGCCTTTTGGCCTGAACCAGTTAAAAACGGCGGATTTCTGACACTCGGTCTGTATTTCGGTCTTTATTTCACCGCTTCCACTTTTGCAACGGTCGTCCCATACCTCATTCCCTATATATCGGCAACACTCCTGCTTATTTTAAGCAGCATTGTTTTAGCGACAGCCGTCACCCGCTGGATTAACGTTGATAAAATTACAAGTGTTTTCGGCTCGATACCAGGCGGCCTTTCTGAAATGGCCATTGCCAGTGAGGCGATGAAAGCCAACACGTCCCTCGTGGTCATTTTTCAAACCGTTCGTCTGATCGCTGTGTTATTTACAGTACCTTTTATTATCATTTATGCTTTTTCGGACGGATCTTCCAGACAGGGTGCCGGGATGCCTCTTCACGATGGCGCTGTCCCATGGGGGCCGGAAGCACTCTGGCTTGTCATTCCGGCAGCAGCAGGCATTCTTTTTAAAGACCGTATCCCTGCAGGAATCGTCATTCTGCCGCTTATGTTAACGGCCTTAATCAATATTACCGTCACTTCACTCCCCTCACTTCCAGTATTAGTGCTGATCGCTGCTCAGATTGCAGTAGGCATTGGTCTTGGCAAGCGGATCTCGTTTGAAGATCTGAAACTTGGCGGAAAATACTGTCTCGTTTACTTTGGCATTGCTGTAAGCCTGATCGGAATTTCCTTTGCACTTGGCGCAGGGCTTGCCCAGATGACAACTCTGAATCTGGCAACAGCACTTCTCAGTGTCGCTCCTGGTGGACTGGTTGAAATGGTGCTAACCGCCTCTGTTGTAGGCGGGGATCCTGCAGTTGTAAGCGCCCTTCAACTTACCCGGCTTCTTGTTATTATCGTTCTAGTCCCTCCTGCACTGAAATGGTATTTCAGAAGAAGTTTACAGACGTCATAG